Proteins co-encoded in one Candidatus Nitrosacidococcus tergens genomic window:
- the xrtA gene encoding exosortase A, producing MNTIKEEYKYQVHTSWGSRWVFAASTVSFILIALLLIYRDTLTSIIAIWLRSETFTHGILIFPISGYMIWTRRKELQQIQPKPQPVAIVLICLIAIGWLLAHIAAVQFAQQLLFIALLIGITWGILGSRVVRALTFPLAYLFFAVPIGEALIPPLQDFTAYVSVKGLQMTGVPVYLEGLYITIPSGTFEVAEACSGLRYLISSLALGTLYAYLSYQSYYKRAIFIAFSIIVPIIANGIRAYMIIMIAYLSSMKLATGIDHIIYGWIFFGAVIFFLFWAGSFWRESNIVNSISVDSLINSNTSNSKKQFILTGLLLITAASLGPISAIQLYKQPINTACTVSIPKGSLNWSGPFHPSDVWDPSFPSTEQDTRQVYSLNNEKNKEIQILTIYYPEETQDSELINSQNHLYDGKVWQRVSEENQLVALEGKNFQVRELVMRSTNGYRLVWYWYNISGWQTINLIKAKIFEAWGKLIHPQTHGSILIAVATDIINTVEVEKSKRLLSKFLNENPATTSPRSILACK from the coding sequence GTGAATACTATAAAGGAAGAATATAAGTACCAAGTACATACTAGCTGGGGCTCTAGATGGGTATTTGCTGCCAGTACAGTGAGTTTTATCCTTATTGCCTTATTGCTGATTTATAGAGATACACTTACTTCTATCATAGCTATTTGGCTACGATCTGAAACATTTACCCATGGAATTCTCATTTTTCCTATTAGTGGCTATATGATTTGGACAAGAAGAAAAGAACTTCAGCAAATCCAGCCAAAACCACAACCTGTAGCCATAGTACTTATTTGTTTAATCGCAATAGGATGGTTACTGGCCCACATTGCAGCAGTACAGTTTGCACAGCAATTATTATTTATTGCACTACTTATCGGTATAACATGGGGCATTCTTGGCAGTAGAGTAGTACGTGCTCTAACATTTCCACTTGCTTATTTATTTTTTGCAGTACCTATTGGAGAGGCATTGATTCCTCCATTGCAAGACTTTACTGCCTATGTTTCAGTCAAAGGTCTCCAAATGACAGGAGTACCTGTTTATTTAGAGGGCCTCTATATTACTATCCCTTCCGGCACTTTTGAAGTTGCAGAAGCGTGTAGTGGGCTAAGATATCTTATTTCTTCCCTTGCATTAGGTACACTTTATGCTTATTTAAGCTATCAAAGCTATTATAAACGGGCAATATTTATTGCATTTTCAATCATAGTACCTATTATTGCTAATGGTATTCGCGCTTATATGATTATTATGATTGCCTATCTAAGCAGTATGAAACTTGCTACGGGAATTGATCATATTATTTATGGCTGGATATTTTTTGGAGCAGTTATCTTTTTCCTATTTTGGGCAGGGTCTTTCTGGCGTGAGTCTAATATAGTCAACTCTATATCAGTCGATTCTCTTATTAATAGCAATACCTCTAACTCAAAAAAACAGTTTATTTTAACGGGATTATTGCTTATTACAGCAGCTAGTCTAGGACCAATAAGTGCAATTCAGTTATATAAACAACCAATAAATACTGCCTGTACTGTATCTATTCCTAAAGGCAGCTTAAACTGGTCAGGTCCGTTTCATCCAAGTGATGTTTGGGATCCAAGCTTCCCATCGACAGAACAAGATACTCGTCAAGTTTATTCATTGAATAATGAAAAAAATAAAGAAATACAAATTCTTACGATTTATTATCCGGAAGAAACCCAAGATTCAGAGCTGATAAACTCTCAAAACCACCTTTATGATGGTAAGGTATGGCAACGAGTTTCTGAGGAGAATCAACTTGTTGCTCTAGAAGGAAAAAATTTTCAAGTACGAGAATTAGTCATGCGATCAACTAATGGTTATCGCTTAGTTTGGTATTGGTATAATATCTCTGGGTGGCAAACAATAAATTTAATAAAAGCAAAAATATTTGAGGCTTGGGGCAAATTAATTCATCCTCAAACACATGGATCCATATTAATTGCAGTAGCTACTGATATTATAAACACAGTAGAGGTGGAAAAATCCAAGAGGCTCTTATCAAAATTCCTAAATGAGAACCCAGCAACTACTTCGCCAAGATCAATACTAGCATGTAAATAA
- a CDS encoding XrtA/PEP-CTERM system amidotransferase, with the protein MCGIAGIFDLDGHRPINPQILSKINNVLSHRGPDDDGVYIELGVGLAHRRLSIIDLSSGHQPLNNENSTVWVVYNGEIYNFKGLMDELKNRGHTFRTQCDTEVIVHAWEEWGEQCVTRFRGMFAFAIWDQNKKTLFLARDRLGIKPLYYTVLPDRQFIFGSELKSLLAYPNLPRQLDYFAIEDYFAYGYIPDPRTIFQNIYKLPPGHTLTLYSGIKEPKPKQYWNITFNKNSTRSEDVIGETLIEKLRESVDMRMIADVPLGAFLSGGVDSSAVVAMMAGLSEQSVHTCSIGFSDPKFDEAYYAQQVSQRYQTNHYDMQVDQNDFSLLDRLAEIYDEPYADSSAIPTYRVCELARQQVTVALSGDGGDELFGGYRRYRWHLREEKIRNLLPLNLRKPIFGWLGQVYPKLDWAPRIFRGKTTFQALARDSVEGYFNNIAIIPDQLRNSLFSEKMKKELQGYNGIEVLRDHANKGPDHPLSQIQYLDMKTYLPGDILTKVDRASMAHSLEVRVPLLDHPFVEWVSSLSPDLKYQKGQSKYIFKRALRPYLSDEILYRRKMGFAVPLATWFRGPLRNRVQSAVTEGSLANSGIFEMKVLQNIADQHLAGQRDHSAPIWAVLMFESFLRKNLS; encoded by the coding sequence ATGTGCGGTATAGCAGGAATCTTTGATCTTGATGGCCATCGCCCTATTAATCCTCAAATACTTTCTAAAATAAATAATGTACTAAGTCATCGAGGGCCAGATGACGATGGGGTATATATCGAACTTGGTGTAGGTCTTGCTCATCGCCGTCTTTCTATCATTGATTTATCTTCAGGACATCAACCATTAAACAATGAAAACAGTACAGTTTGGGTGGTTTACAATGGAGAGATTTACAATTTTAAAGGGCTTATGGATGAGCTCAAAAATCGAGGACACACTTTCCGAACTCAATGCGATACAGAAGTTATTGTCCATGCTTGGGAGGAGTGGGGCGAGCAGTGTGTCACTCGCTTTCGAGGGATGTTTGCGTTTGCTATCTGGGATCAAAATAAGAAAACCTTATTTCTAGCACGGGATAGGCTAGGGATTAAACCACTTTATTATACGGTATTACCCGATAGGCAATTTATTTTTGGCTCAGAATTGAAATCTTTACTTGCTTATCCTAATTTACCTCGTCAGCTCGATTATTTTGCGATAGAAGATTATTTTGCTTATGGATATATTCCTGATCCTCGCACTATTTTCCAAAACATTTATAAACTTCCTCCTGGTCATACGCTTACTTTGTATTCTGGCATTAAGGAGCCTAAACCAAAGCAGTATTGGAATATCACTTTCAATAAAAATTCAACTAGATCCGAGGATGTCATCGGAGAAACTCTAATCGAGAAGCTTCGAGAGTCAGTGGATATGAGAATGATTGCTGATGTTCCACTAGGTGCTTTTCTCTCTGGAGGAGTAGACTCTAGTGCAGTGGTTGCTATGATGGCAGGTCTCTCTGAACAGTCGGTACATACTTGTTCTATTGGGTTTTCTGATCCAAAGTTTGATGAAGCTTACTATGCTCAACAAGTTTCTCAGCGCTATCAGACAAATCATTATGACATGCAAGTAGATCAGAATGATTTTAGCTTGCTTGATCGATTAGCTGAAATTTATGATGAGCCTTATGCAGATTCATCAGCCATTCCTACCTATAGGGTATGTGAGCTTGCTCGACAACAGGTCACAGTAGCCCTTTCTGGTGATGGGGGTGATGAGTTATTTGGGGGCTATAGACGCTATCGATGGCATTTACGAGAAGAGAAAATACGAAATTTACTCCCCTTAAACCTTCGAAAACCTATATTTGGGTGGTTAGGGCAAGTGTACCCTAAACTTGATTGGGCACCTCGGATATTTCGAGGTAAAACTACTTTCCAAGCGCTTGCCCGGGATAGTGTCGAAGGTTATTTCAATAATATAGCTATCATTCCTGATCAATTACGAAATAGTTTGTTTAGCGAAAAAATGAAAAAAGAGCTACAGGGCTATAATGGAATAGAAGTATTACGAGACCACGCAAATAAGGGGCCTGATCATCCTCTATCTCAGATACAGTACTTAGATATGAAAACCTACCTACCCGGAGATATTTTAACCAAGGTAGATCGGGCCAGTATGGCGCATAGTCTTGAAGTACGAGTACCTTTATTAGATCACCCATTTGTAGAATGGGTAAGTAGTCTCTCTCCTGATCTCAAATACCAAAAAGGACAGAGTAAATATATCTTCAAGCGTGCTCTACGTCCTTATTTATCTGATGAAATTTTATATCGACGTAAAATGGGGTTTGCAGTACCTTTAGCTACTTGGTTTCGTGGGCCATTACGGAATCGAGTACAATCTGCAGTTACTGAGGGTAGCTTAGCAAATTCAGGTATTTTTGAAATGAAAGTGCTACAAAATATTGCGGATCAGCACCTTGCAGGACAGCGAGATCATAGCGCTCCTATTTGGGCTGTACTTATGTTTGAGTCGTTTTTACGAAAGAATTTAAGCTAG
- a CDS encoding XrtA system polysaccharide deacetylase, which yields MQKNNLTNAMSVDVEDYFQVSAFEKVISRDSWDNLNHRVEQNTDRILQIFSNCNIHATFFMLGWVAEHYPNLVRRIVESGHELASHGYNHIRVTTQNPKSFKEDVSRTKKLLEDLSGISVVGYRAASYSIGRNNLWAHEILADTGYRYSSSIYPVRHDLYGMPEAPRFAFQTPKALLLEIPISTVRLFKQNFPCGGGGYFRLFPYRLSRWALRRVNQKDNQPCVFYFHPWEIDPEQPQQKNLKLKTRIRHYLNLKRMEKRLIRLISEFHWDRIDKVFPSKI from the coding sequence ATGCAAAAAAACAACCTTACCAATGCGATGAGTGTAGATGTGGAAGATTATTTCCAAGTTTCTGCTTTTGAAAAAGTAATTTCTAGAGATTCCTGGGATAATTTAAATCACCGAGTTGAGCAAAATACAGATCGAATTTTACAGATTTTTTCTAACTGCAATATTCACGCTACTTTTTTTATGCTAGGTTGGGTGGCAGAGCACTACCCTAATTTAGTACGCCGCATTGTGGAATCAGGTCATGAGCTTGCATCTCATGGTTATAATCATATAAGAGTGACGACTCAAAATCCTAAAAGCTTTAAAGAGGATGTGTCTCGCACTAAAAAATTACTAGAAGATTTATCTGGAATTTCAGTCGTAGGCTATCGGGCAGCTAGTTACTCTATTGGCAGAAATAATTTATGGGCTCATGAGATATTAGCAGATACTGGATATCGTTATAGCTCTAGCATTTATCCAGTTCGACATGATCTTTACGGAATGCCAGAGGCGCCTAGATTTGCATTTCAAACCCCTAAAGCACTACTACTTGAAATCCCAATTAGTACAGTCCGCCTATTTAAGCAGAATTTTCCTTGTGGTGGAGGCGGGTATTTCCGGCTTTTTCCTTATCGTTTATCCCGTTGGGCACTACGTAGAGTAAACCAAAAAGATAATCAGCCTTGTGTTTTTTATTTTCATCCTTGGGAAATTGATCCAGAACAACCTCAGCAAAAGAATCTTAAACTAAAAACCCGAATCCGCCATTATCTTAATCTTAAGAGAATGGAAAAACGACTCATACGGTTAATTTCTGAATTTCACTGGGATCGTATTGATAAGGTTTTTCCCTCAAAAATATAA
- a CDS encoding TIGR03088 family PEP-CTERM/XrtA system glycosyltransferase, which produces MNTRKNHPIIVHIIFRLQTGGLENGLVNIINHTDNQYQHHIVCIKHTTEFSKRLHSNIPIYELHKKEGRDLSIYAHIWKLLRNIKPDIVHTRNLAALEMQIPATLAGVKIRIHGEHGWDIHDPEGKNWHYRLIRRLYRPFVHRYIALSQPTVNYLHQSINVPTSYITPIYNGVDTERFFPNKDQSVLPSGFADSNCLIIGTVGRLEPIKNQITLIQAFINLVKQIPDSKKFLRLIIVGEGSLRSQIEDLIKEEKLEGLIWLAGDRKDIPTLLQSMDIFVLPSLAEGISNTILEAMATGLPVIATHVGGNPELVTENTGILVPKADSKAVSKALATYINSAQLIKNHGQSGRKRVKEKFAIQTMVDNYINVYNSLLAAT; this is translated from the coding sequence ATGAATACTCGAAAAAACCATCCAATCATCGTACATATCATTTTTCGCTTACAGACGGGTGGACTAGAAAATGGGTTAGTCAATATTATTAATCATACTGATAATCAATATCAGCACCATATTGTATGTATTAAGCACACGACAGAATTTTCTAAGCGACTTCACTCTAACATTCCTATTTATGAATTACATAAAAAAGAGGGTAGAGATCTTTCGATTTATGCTCATATCTGGAAATTACTGCGGAATATAAAACCAGATATCGTACATACACGTAACCTTGCAGCATTAGAAATGCAAATCCCTGCTACACTTGCGGGAGTTAAAATACGTATTCATGGAGAACATGGCTGGGATATTCATGATCCAGAAGGAAAAAATTGGCATTATCGTTTGATACGGCGGCTATACCGCCCTTTCGTTCATCGATATATTGCCTTATCCCAACCTACTGTAAATTATTTACATCAAAGCATAAATGTTCCTACATCTTATATTACACCAATTTATAACGGCGTAGATACAGAGCGTTTTTTCCCTAACAAAGATCAATCGGTATTACCTTCAGGGTTTGCAGATAGCAATTGCTTAATTATTGGCACAGTAGGTCGGTTAGAACCAATAAAGAATCAGATCACTCTAATTCAGGCCTTTATCAATTTAGTAAAACAAATACCTGATAGTAAGAAATTTTTACGACTTATTATCGTAGGAGAGGGATCTCTACGATCTCAAATTGAAGATTTAATTAAAGAAGAAAAATTAGAGGGTTTAATTTGGCTTGCAGGGGATCGCAAAGATATTCCTACATTATTACAATCTATGGATATTTTTGTTTTACCTTCACTTGCTGAAGGTATTTCTAACACTATTTTAGAAGCAATGGCAACAGGACTACCTGTAATTGCTACTCACGTGGGAGGTAATCCAGAATTAGTAACTGAAAATACGGGTATACTCGTCCCAAAGGCAGACTCTAAGGCGGTTTCAAAAGCGTTAGCTACATATATTAATAGTGCTCAACTGATAAAAAATCATGGTCAGTCAGGGCGAAAACGAGTAAAAGAAAAATTTGCAATCCAAACAATGGTAGATAATTACATAAATGTTTATAATTCGTTATTAGCAGCTACATAG
- the wecB gene encoding non-hydrolyzing UDP-N-acetylglucosamine 2-epimerase — MSLTNKKIMCIVGARPNFIKIAPIMAALNGVVPLILVHTGQHYDSTMQELFFQQLGIPKPDINLEVGSASHGLQTGTIMQRFEPIIDEINPSLVLVVGDVNSTIACALVAAKKQIPIAHVEAGLRSFDRSMPEEINRVLTDQISDLLFTTERSAKENLLREGIDEKRIHFVGNVMIDSLQIHRLKAVSPAETLKNLNIEIPLLLKEFDKNYAVLTLHRPANVDNPSVLKDILLLIQNISEQIPIIFPLHPRTSAMLKKNGLLETLGQSSNIICTPPAGYLEMLGLMDKAKLVLTDSGGIQEETTALGVPCITLRDNTERPITVEKGTNTIVGIDPSRVMAAIRNVLTTGGKIGRIPELWDGRAAFRIKEVLLNCL, encoded by the coding sequence ATGAGTCTTACCAACAAAAAAATAATGTGCATTGTAGGTGCACGTCCTAATTTTATTAAAATTGCTCCTATCATGGCTGCTCTCAATGGAGTAGTACCTTTAATACTAGTCCACACAGGTCAACACTATGACTCTACTATGCAGGAGTTATTTTTTCAGCAGCTTGGAATTCCGAAGCCAGATATTAATTTGGAAGTAGGCAGCGCTAGTCATGGTTTGCAAACTGGTACTATTATGCAACGCTTTGAGCCAATTATTGATGAAATAAACCCATCCTTAGTACTTGTTGTTGGTGATGTAAATTCAACTATTGCTTGTGCCTTAGTTGCTGCTAAAAAACAAATTCCTATAGCTCATGTAGAAGCAGGGTTGCGTAGCTTTGATCGTTCTATGCCTGAGGAAATTAATAGAGTTTTAACTGATCAAATATCTGATTTACTTTTTACTACTGAGCGATCTGCAAAAGAAAACTTGCTTCGAGAAGGAATAGACGAAAAACGCATCCATTTTGTAGGTAATGTTATGATTGATAGCTTACAAATTCATCGCTTGAAAGCCGTATCTCCAGCAGAGACTTTAAAGAATCTTAATATAGAGATCCCGCTCCTGCTTAAGGAGTTTGATAAAAATTACGCAGTACTTACTCTGCACCGGCCTGCTAATGTGGATAATCCCTCAGTATTGAAAGATATACTTTTACTGATACAAAATATAAGCGAGCAAATTCCTATTATTTTCCCATTGCATCCTCGAACAAGTGCTATGCTTAAAAAAAATGGATTGTTGGAAACGTTAGGGCAATCATCAAATATAATCTGTACTCCTCCAGCCGGTTACCTAGAAATGCTAGGGTTAATGGATAAAGCTAAATTAGTATTAACTGATTCTGGAGGTATTCAAGAAGAAACTACTGCCTTAGGTGTACCGTGTATCACGCTTCGTGATAATACAGAACGTCCTATTACTGTGGAAAAGGGTACAAATACTATTGTGGGCATAGATCCAAGCCGAGTTATGGCTGCTATTCGTAATGTGCTTACAACAGGTGGAAAAATAGGGCGTATCCCAGAGTTATGGGATGGTAGAGCAGCGTTTCGAATCAAAGAGGTTTTACTAAATTGTCTCTAA
- a CDS encoding TIGR03087 family PEP-CTERM/XrtA system glycosyltransferase, whose protein sequence is MDIESKGDLLFLAHRIPYPPNKGDKIRSYHLLSFLARYYRVHVGAFIDDPEDWQYVSHLQALCKGEALLRPLSRNQALFRSLVGLTTKKPLGLAYYQDDSMTKWVQEIARCYTLKKVFIFSSTMAQYLKYLPLSLSTIVDFVDVDSEKWRAYSKTSFLPLSWIYKREANALLDFEKEIASQVGASIFVSQAEAKLFCTLAPDLSEKIFSISNGVDIDFFSPDHCFPSPYNPESKVLVFTGAMDYRPNIDAVVWFTKHIFPKILKEVPSARFYIVGSHPAKPVRALISHDHIYVTGSVPDVRPYLAHASGVVAPLRIARGIQNKMLEAMAMAKPILATPEAAEGIELPQACHALIGKGIEELVTKGVNLLQKGDELNAGKIGRNYVLNNYCWEHHLQSLSQLPNK, encoded by the coding sequence ATGGATATCGAATCAAAGGGTGATTTGTTATTTCTTGCTCATAGAATACCTTATCCTCCGAATAAAGGAGATAAGATACGATCTTATCATTTATTAAGTTTTCTTGCCCGCTATTATCGGGTGCATGTGGGTGCTTTTATAGACGATCCCGAGGATTGGCAATATGTTTCCCATCTTCAAGCGTTGTGTAAAGGTGAGGCATTATTACGCCCTCTATCTCGAAATCAGGCATTATTTAGGTCCCTTGTAGGGCTAACTACAAAAAAACCTCTTGGGCTAGCCTATTATCAAGATGATTCCATGACTAAATGGGTGCAAGAAATCGCAAGGTGTTATACATTAAAGAAAGTCTTTATTTTTTCATCTACGATGGCACAGTATTTAAAATATCTACCACTAAGTCTATCAACTATAGTTGATTTCGTAGATGTGGATTCAGAAAAATGGCGAGCTTATAGTAAAACCTCATTTCTTCCTCTTTCATGGATTTATAAACGAGAAGCGAATGCTTTATTAGATTTTGAGAAAGAAATAGCTAGTCAGGTAGGAGCTTCAATATTTGTTTCACAAGCAGAGGCAAAATTGTTTTGTACCTTAGCACCAGATTTATCAGAGAAGATTTTTTCTATCTCTAATGGAGTAGATATAGATTTCTTCTCTCCAGATCATTGTTTTCCTTCCCCCTATAATCCAGAAAGTAAGGTCCTAGTTTTTACTGGTGCTATGGATTATCGCCCTAATATTGATGCAGTGGTTTGGTTTACAAAGCATATTTTTCCTAAAATTTTAAAGGAAGTTCCTTCCGCTCGTTTCTATATTGTGGGATCCCATCCAGCAAAACCAGTACGTGCGTTAATTTCTCACGATCATATTTATGTAACTGGATCCGTACCTGATGTGCGTCCTTATTTAGCCCATGCTAGTGGTGTGGTTGCTCCATTGCGGATTGCTCGAGGAATTCAAAATAAAATGCTTGAAGCTATGGCAATGGCCAAGCCTATATTAGCTACACCAGAAGCAGCAGAGGGCATTGAACTACCACAAGCTTGTCATGCTCTAATTGGTAAGGGTATTGAAGAATTAGTTACAAAAGGAGTTAATTTGTTACAAAAGGGAGATGAGCTAAATGCAGGTAAAATCGGTAGAAATTATGTACTTAATAACTATTGTTGGGAGCATCACCTTCAATCTCTTTCCCAGTTACCTAATAAATAA
- a CDS encoding FemAB family XrtA/PEP-CTERM system-associated protein encodes MNNNTPLLEDKVLGLSVKFLDEERKIIWDQFVEAYPEGTFFHLSGWKEVLERTYQHKTYYLYAEQKEQIIGVLPLGHIHSYLFGNALISTPFCVYGGAIGSEEACKFLTQAAHKLAWDLGVDYLELRNLTLRDPTWHRSDLYVTFRKEIDPDSDKNLAAIPRKQRAMVRKGIDTGLLSIIDTDIDRFFQLYSESTRNLGTPVFPKYYFQVLKEVFGDRCQILTILHNYYPVSSVMSFYFRDEVLPYYGGGSEKARDIKANDFMYWELMRRSAEHGIKIFDYGRSKLNTGSYRFKTHWGFKPEPLYYEYKLIKADKMPEKNPLNPRYRFFIKAWKRLPLPLAQFIGPLIARNLG; translated from the coding sequence ATGAATAATAATACACCACTATTAGAAGATAAAGTACTAGGGCTAAGCGTGAAATTCCTTGATGAAGAACGCAAGATAATTTGGGATCAGTTTGTGGAAGCTTACCCGGAAGGTACTTTTTTTCATCTTTCAGGTTGGAAAGAAGTATTAGAACGTACTTATCAACACAAAACTTATTACCTTTATGCAGAACAAAAAGAGCAAATTATCGGCGTACTCCCTCTAGGGCATATTCATAGCTATTTATTTGGAAATGCTCTAATTTCAACTCCATTTTGTGTCTATGGTGGTGCTATAGGATCTGAGGAAGCATGTAAATTTTTAACCCAAGCGGCCCATAAATTGGCATGGGATTTAGGGGTAGATTATCTCGAGCTGCGTAATCTTACATTAAGAGATCCCACTTGGCATCGAAGCGATCTATACGTTACTTTTCGCAAGGAAATTGATCCAGATTCAGATAAGAATCTTGCAGCAATTCCCAGAAAACAACGGGCTATGGTACGAAAAGGTATAGATACTGGGTTACTAAGTATTATAGATACAGATATTGATCGATTTTTTCAGCTTTATTCAGAAAGTACCCGTAATTTAGGGACCCCTGTTTTTCCAAAATATTATTTTCAAGTCCTTAAAGAAGTGTTTGGAGATCGTTGTCAAATACTTACCATACTGCACAATTACTATCCAGTCAGTAGCGTAATGAGTTTTTATTTTCGAGATGAAGTATTGCCTTACTATGGAGGAGGATCAGAAAAAGCAAGAGATATAAAAGCCAATGATTTTATGTACTGGGAACTTATGCGTCGATCTGCTGAACATGGAATAAAAATTTTTGACTATGGACGGAGTAAACTCAATACAGGATCTTATCGCTTTAAAACTCATTGGGGCTTTAAACCAGAACCTCTATATTATGAATATAAACTTATTAAGGCAGATAAGATGCCAGAGAAAAATCCACTTAATCCTCGTTATCGCTTTTTTATTAAAGCGTGGAAACGTCTACCTTTACCATTAGCCCAGTTCATAGGACCTTTAATTGCACGTAATCTTGGATAG